The sequence AGGCCATCATCATGGTGGGCGGCGCGGGTGAACACGACGGCTGGGTCGGCGCGGCGTCCAACGCGAACCGCGCCCAGTTCGTCCAGAACCTGCTCAACGCGATGGATACCTTTGGCTATGACGGCCTGGATATCGACTGGGAGCCGGTGGAACAGGCGGACAAGCCGGCGTTGCTCGCGCTGATACAGGCGCTGCGCGCGGCCCGGCCGCAGATGCTGCTCACCATGCCCATCGGCTGGGTCAACAGCAACTTCCCCGAGGATGCGGACCCGTGGTTCACCAACCTGGTCCCCTACCTGGACCAGATGAACGTGATGACCTACGAGATGACGGGCCCCTGGGGCGGCTGGCTGTCCTGGTACACCTCCGCGCTCACGGGCGAGGCGGGCAACCACCCCACGTCCGTATCCTCCAGCCTCAGCGCCTGGGCCAACGCGGGCATCCCCAAGAGCAAGCTGGGCATGGGCATCCCGTTCTATGGCATGGCGTGGCGGAACATCACCGGCCCGTATCAGCCGTACACGGACTGGTCCGACTACGTGGGCAGCGACAATTCCTTCACATACAGCAAGATTCTCCAGCTGTCGGCGACGGGCGTCTACCACTGGGACGAGGCGGCGAAGGCCAGCTACGTCACCTTCGACGTCCCCGTGGAGGACGGCACGGTGCGGTGGATTTCGTATGACTCACCCCAAACCATTGCCGCCAAGGGCGCCTTCGCCCATGACAACGGATACGGAGGCACCATCATCTGGACCATCAACCAGGGATGCACCGACCCACAGACCGGCGCCAATCCGCTGCTAGACGCGGTGAAGAGCGCCTTCCTGCCATGACCTGGAGAGTGCAAGGGACCGCGCTGTGCACGCAGCGCGGCCCATGACTCCACAAGAAATGCCCTACCTGGGGTGTCAAGACGCCCCCCGTGTGAAACAACGGCCCCAGCCGACACGCGCGGGCATTCACCAGACACCATGACGCCTGTTCCCGGGGGCGCGAGCGCCGTGCTCACCTGCCCCCGCGACGGGGACACGAATCTTCCCACCGACACCCTTGGAACGGCACCCCGCTTGCTCATGGCTGCCCACGATGAATGCGTGACTGTCTACAGCGGGCATCGCGAGCGCCAGGGCAGCACATGGGGGCAGAAAGAGCGCGGTGGCGGAGTCGCTCAGGGGCTTGGGCAACGACACAAATGACGGCGTTCGCACGCTGGTGGGCGACAAGAAGGCGCGCTGCGTCGGCACCGCGAACCCGATGAATCTCCATCCGGACGGCGGCTGGGAGCTCCTCCAGCTGAAGAAGGACTGAGGCGGCCCTCCCCGGCCGAGGCCCTGGCCCACAAAGCCTGGGCTTCGGCCGGGGTGCCAGGACTGGAGAATTCCTATCGAAGTGCAGTCAAGACTCCGTGTCAGCCCATGGGGAGTGGATTCACAAACGTGGAGGACGGACTAAATAGGCCGCATGACCCTCTCCTCCCCGTTTTCCGTTGCCGCCCTGAGCCTGTCTTTTCTTGCGCCGATGTCTGCCCTGGCGTCCGGGGGCACCATCGCCAACTCGTATGTGGACGTCTCCGCCTACCTGACGTCGGAGGCGGACATCGAGGCGTGGTACCAGCTCCGGGCCTCGCTGAAGCAGAACTTCGATGACATCTGTGGCGACACGTTCTGCGAGGGCGAATACAGCAACATCGAGTCGCTGCGCTTCCGCTGCTCCGTGAATGCCCTGACGGGCCGGCTGGGCCAGTGCGTCTGGGTCTTCGCCGCCAGCAACGAGGAAGTCGACCCGGCGACGGGCGCGGTGACGGTGGATGCGCGGACCTGGGCCTGCCAGGCGCCTGTCGCCCCGCGCACCACGATTCAGGAGTTCCTGACGGCGCTCGCGGGCACGTCTCCGCTCTACGCCACGCTGCCGCGCACCCAGACCACCCTCTACGAAGGTCTGGGCAACTGCCTCTGAGTCACGGCGACGCGGAGTCCGAGGGCGCCCCGTCACAGAGGGGGCGCTCACCGGGGCATCGGTCAAGATGCAGCGCTTGCGGACGATTCAGCCTGTCAGTCGTCCCACGCTGACAGGCGCATCCGCCCGGCGCGGGATTACTCGTTCGCGTAGGTCTCGATGAAATCGTCGATGACGGTGACGATGTGCGTCGAGAAGTCCCGGAAGTGATGGGCGTGCTTCGTGCCCAGCAACGGAGGGAGCCCGAAGGTCTCGTCGTGGTTGTAGGCGACGACACCGAGCTCGCCTTCCGGCGTGCGGTCACGCGGATTGAAGCACCAGAAGTTCTCCACCGCGTCGTCATCCTTTCGCTGGAAGAACAGCGCCTCGTTGATGGCGTCCGCCACATCGGAGTCGTCGCCATCCACCGCGTCCGACGGGTCCGGCGCGGCCGCGCGCAGGAAGCCTGGCTCCTCCATGCCAATGAGCTCCTGCCCGCCGTACAGCACCTTGAAGGTGCCGTGCGTGCGGATGAAATGCACGTAGCTGGGAGGCAATTGCAGCTTGTACTTCTTCTCCAGATGCGCCACCGCCTCGGCGGTCACGGGCTCGGAGAACTCCACGGACATGTCCTCCTTCTCCTCCACGAAGGACTTGAGCCGCTCCACCGCTTCCGCCACCGGGCTCTCACTCGACGTCTTCGCCATGCGAACTCCAACCACGAACCAGGACGAGCCCTGGTACACGCACGGTAGCGCGTTGCCGCGCGCAGTCCATGGCGCTCAACGCAGCAGTGGCCGCTTGCGGAGAAGCCGCTTCGCGACATCTTCGTAGGACCAGCTTCCGTCCTTGCTCACCACGTCCGCGCTCAGCAGCTTCGTCAGCTCCGGACCGATGACACTGCTGTGTCCGACCAGGCGGTGGTCCGCCCGCACGTCATCCACGGCATCGAAGCGGTCATCCGCCACGACGATTCTCGCCTTCAGAGAATCCGCGTAGGTCGAATAGTCGTTGTAGTAGGTCCACGCCACCTCCTGCACGGTGATGGGGCCCAGCGACACCAGTTCGCCGTGGAAGAGCAGGTTCTTCGCGGAGAGCGCGCCGCCCGTGAAGAGCAGCGCGTAGTCGAAGCCCTCGTGGATGATGTTGCCCTCCACCACCAGGTCGCCCGCGACGAGCAGCCGGGACTGGTCCTCCAGGACGAGGTTGCCCTTCACCACGACGCGTGACGCTTCCAGGACACGGTCATCGCCCTCGGAGAGCTTCAGGTCTTTGGACACCACCTCCGTGGCACCGGAGTTCGTCAGCTTCGCCTTGAGCGCGGCCCGCTTCGCCAGGGTGCCGCAGCGCGTGTGGAGCGAGCTTTTCTTGAGCAGGTCATCGAGCAGGGACATGGCCACGTATCAAGGCACGGTGAACCTGGACGCTCAATGCTCAAACCTGGAAGGCGGAGGCCCACGATGGCCCCCGCCCTCCCGGGACCTACTTCAGCGCGGGGGACACGACCTTCAGCTGCGGCGCCACCACCTTCTGGTCGCCCACGACGATGAAGGTCATCGCCTCACGCGTCAGCATCTTCGCGGCCAGCTGCTGCACCTGCTCCGGCGTGACGGCCATCACCGCCTGCACGTAGTTCTGCGAGTACGAATCCGGCAGGCCGTGCAGGTCCACGAAGCGGAGCTGGTAGATGATGCCGTTGCGCGACGCGTTCTGGAGCAGGAAGGAGCCCGCCAGGTAGCTCTGGACAGCGCTCAGCTCGTCCGCGGGCGGCGGCGTCTTGCGCAGGGTGGCCACCTCCTTGAGGATCTCCTTCAACGACTCGCCGGTGACCGCCGTCGTCACGTCCGCGTTCTGCACCCAGTAGGCGTCCTCCAGGTGCGTGGACACCTCGCTGTAGGGCGAATACGTGTAGCCCTTCGCCTCGCGGATGTTCGCGGTGATGCGCGAGCTGAAGTAGCCACCGAGCAGCGTGTTCATCACCGTCTGCTTGACGTAGTCCGGGCTGGAGGGCGGCAGGCCCTTCACCGCCACGCGCACCGTGGACTGCACCGAGCCAGGGCGGTCGATGAACTGGACCGCCTTCGCCACCTTCTGCTTGGGCACGTTCTTGAGCCGCGCCGCGCCGGCCTTCCAGCCGGTGAACGCGTCCCGGATGGCCTTCTCCACCGGCGCCGGCTCGAACCGGCCGACGACGTACAGCCGCGCCCGGGCCGCGCCGATGTTGGCGTCGTAGTGCGCGCGGACGGCCTCCGGCGTGTAGCCCTTGAGCTGGGCCTCCGGCGGGAAGTAGCGGCCATACGGGTGGTCACCGTAGAGCGACTGGAGCAGCCGCTCGTCGGCGAGCGTGCCCGGCCGGCTCTTGTAGATGGCCATCTCCCGCACGAGGTCGCCCTTGACGCGCTCGACCTCCGCCGGCGGGAAGGCCGGGTTCTGGATGACGTCCGCGATGAGGGCCACGGCGTCCGGCGCCGACTCGGAGAGGACCTCCAGACCGACGTAGGTCTGGTCCATCGTCGTGCCGATGTTGAGCGAACCACCGAGCTGCGCGGCCGCCTGGGCAATCTGCTCCGCGGAACGGGTCGTGGTGCCCTCCGACAGCAGCTTGCCGGTCAGGTCCGCCAGCCACGTCTCCGTGGCCTTCTCGTGGATGTTGCCGGTGTCGATGGCCAACTGGATGGCGACCTTCGGCATGTCGCCATAGGGCAGCAGCGAGACTTCCAGCCCGTTGTCGAGCTTGAACTGCGTGCGGACGGGGACCTTGAAGGGCTTGGGCGCGGCGGCGGCCGGAGGCGCTTCCTTGGTAGGCGCCGGGGCGGGAGCGGCCGCGAAGGCAGGCGCGGACAGCATCCCGAGCACCATCAGCGCGGGCGCGACAAGGCGGGTGCGAATTGAGTGCGTGGTCATGGGTGCGTGTCCTCAGGGGGCCTGCGTCTGGGTGGCGGTCGCCGCGGCGGGCGTCACCGTCAGCACGGTGCGGTTCTCACGGCGCAGATACTCCTTCGCCGTCTTCTGGATGAGCTCCGGCGTCACCTTCATCAGCTCCGACTCCAGCCGGTTGATGCGCGCCGGGTCGTCGAAGAAGAGCGCGAAGGACGCCAGCAGGTCCGCGCGGCCGAAGCCGAACAAGCCCTCCAGTTGGCCATACAGCCGCGAGCGCGCCTTCACCCGCGCCCGCTCCAGCGTCGCCGCGTCGATGGGCTGGTTCTGCAGCTGCGCCACCACGCCGTCGAACTCCGCGAGGATGGTCTCCGTCGTCGTGTCCGCGTCATGGAACAGGTACGCGGTCCACTGCATGGGGCCGTTGTAGTTCCAGTGGTTGCCCAGCTGGTTCACCCCACCGGCGACCTCGCCCGTCAGGCCCTTCTTCTGCACGAGCTGCTGGTAGAGCGCGCTGTCGTTGCCGCGCAGGAGGACCTCGTCGACCAGCGCCATGGCGAAGTACTCGGGCGTCCCCACGTCGGGCATGTGGTAGCCCACCGCGAGCGCCGGACGCTGCGCCAGCTTGTCCTGCTTGTCGTGGCGCTTCTCCTTCGTCTGGCGAGGCTCGGAGATGTCCGGCTTCGACGGCTGCGCCACGGTGGGCAGCGGCCCGAAGTACTTTTGAATCCAGCCCTTCACCTGGTCCGGCTCGAAGTCACCGACGATGACCAGCGCCGCGTTGCTGGGCGCGTAGTACGTCTTGAAGAAGGCGCGCACGTCCTCCAGCGAGGCGGCCTCCAGGTCCTTCAAGTCGCCGTAGAAGTTGTGGGCGTTGTACCAGTTGGTGTTCGCCACCTGCGGCATGTCCAGCCACGGGAAGCCGCCATAAGGCTGGTTGAGGACGTTGACCTTCACCTCGTTCGTCACCACGCCCTGCTGGTTCTTCAGGTTCTCCTCCGTCACGTCGAGCCCGCGCATGCGGTCGGCCTCGGCCCAGAGGATGGGCTCCAGCGCGTTGGAGGGGATGACTTCAAAGTAGTTGGTGAAGTCGAAGCGGGTGGAGCCGTTGAGCACGCCGCCGTTCTTCTGGATGAGGCGGATGAACTCCATCTTCCCGAGGTTCGTCGAGCCCTGGAACATCATGTGCTCGAACAGGTGCGCGAACCCGGTGCGGTCCTTCGGCTCGATGCGGAAGCCGATGTTGTAATAGACGGCGACGACGGCCTTGGGCGCCGAGCTGTCGCGCGAGAGGACCACCTTCAAGCCGTTGTCGAGCTTGTAGTAGTCCACGGGGACCTGAAGCTTCGGCTGTTCCGCGGGCGCTTCCACCTTCGCCGCTTCGACGGCGGGCGGTGTCTCCGGCTTCTGGGCTTCCTGCGTGGTCGCGCAGCCGGTGAACGCGGCCAGTGCTACCGCTCCGAATACTTTCCTCATCGGACCTCCCCTGGATGACCTGGCATCTCGTCGAATGACGGAGCCACTACGGCGCTGTGCGCCTTCCGATTGCCAAAGATTCAGGGTCCCGGCAACCCGAACGCACCGCAAGGGGAGGTCTGTTGTCCTACGCCACGAGGAATGGCGCGGCGCAGTAGGCGCAAACCACCTTGTCCCCCGGCTGGACGGCCTCCGCGCTCACGGGGGCATCACACGAAGGACAACGCCGGGCGACGTTCTTCCCCCGCTCCAAAGCTTCGCGGTGAAGGTAAACGCGCGAGTCGGCGAGATAGACGAGGTCCACCTCGTGACGGGCGATGAGCGTGGTGAGCATCGCCGCGACCTCCTCCTCCGGGAACCGGAGCTGCTCGGCCACGTCACTGACGCGGATGCGCGTCTGCGCGCGGATGAAGCCCAGCAGCTGCTCGCGGCGGCGCGCGGCCCGGAAGGGAGACAGCCCCTTCTTCCACGCGAAGCGGCCCACGGCGAAGAACACCGCCGCGACCAGCAGGATGCCCACGCCATCCGCGGTCGTCTTCCCCTCGTCCGGAGAGACGCTTTGCACGGCGCCCACCATCACGCCCAGCGCGCCGACGAAGACGAGGTTCGCCCCCCACAGGGCCACCAGGGCCCCCAGCCCCATCTTGAGCCAGTCCCAGTACCTCCGCGGCGCGGGCGCTGGCACGGCATGCGGACGGGGGGCGGCTGTCACGGAGGGCGGCGGGGCATCACGAAGATGTGGGGCGTTCATGGGTTCTCGCGGAACGAGCCGGCGCATTCTAGGGGGCGCCCCCGGCGCGTCACCTCCGGGAAAAACTGTCAGCACCGCAGCTCCCGCCCGCAGGGCCCGGCTCAGGTCCATGTTCTCAAAGAAAAACCTGTATAACGAGAGGGATTCCGCATGGCCAGACAGGGTGTGCCCCTCGTGTGCGGGCTGGAATCTGCCTACGCTCCAGGTTTCCACCAGGAGGTGGCGCGATTCTCCCTTCGACCTCCCAGACCTCCCCCGCCGGCTGGCACGACACGCTCGTGCGGCACCTGGAACCACTCCTCGGCGGGTTCACCGCGAAGATGGCCATCCAGACCGCCGCCCTGCGGACCCTCAAGCGGCCCCCCGAGCAACTCAAGCGAGAAGACCTCCCGCAGTTGCTCGAAGGCCTCAAGCCCATGCTGAACACCTTCATCGGCGCCCTGCACGCGAAGGTCATCCTGGCGGAGATTTCCGCCTCCTTGGAGAAGCTGCGATGAGCACTCAGTCGACGGGCCGCGCGGCCGGGAGCATCGTGCCCTGGTTCGGCGCGGTGCTCGTGCTCCAGTTGGCGCACGCCTTCGCGGCGGCCTCCGCGCTGGACGCGCAGCATTCGCTCGCGCTCGTGCATGACGTCGCGGGCTGGGGCAGCGGCGTGCTGGCCGTACTCGGGACGCTGGCGGCGGCCCGTTCGTTCGTCCAGGGTGACTACCTGCGCAAGGTGTGGGGCGGCCTGGCCGCCGGCGCGCTCCTGTCGCTGGTCAGCACCGCGCTGCGCAGCTACTGGCTCCACGCGGTGCCGGACGTGCCCTTCACCCAGTCACCGCTGCTGCCCGTCCGAATGCTCGTCGTCGTGCTCGCGAACGTCAGCACGACGTACGCGCTCATCCTGCTGGCGATGACGTACCGGCAGTCCGGACTCCAGCCGCCGTCGAGCGCCCGCTCCAACGCGCTGTGGGTGGGAACGGCCGTGGCCGCGCTGGCCGTGGGCGTGCCCGTGCTGGCCACCGAGGTCCGCCACCTGGGCACGGACGCCATCAGCACCATGTCCGCCGTCATCAGCCTGGCGTCGACGCTGGCCGACATGACGACCATCCTGCTGGTGGCCCCCATCCTGGGCGTCGCGTACATGCTGCGCGGCGGACGGCTGGCCTGGGTGTGGTGGGCCATGGGCATCTCCGGCGCCATGTGGCTCTTCTACGACGCCCGCATGTGGCTGGGGCCCCTGCTGCCCGGAGACGCGGCGCAGAACGCGGAGCTGCTCCGTACGCTGCGCACGTCGGGCCTGGTGCTCCTGGGACTCGCGGGCTGGCTGCAGCGCACCGCCCTGGCGCCGCAGCAGGTCCCCGCGGCCGAGTCCTCCGCCCAGACGCACGCCGGGGTGTCCTGAGCCATCCCGCGCGCGGCTACGCCCCCTCCGGCGCGGCCGGCGGCTCCGTCAGCACCGTGAGAATGGGCTTCGCGTCCTCGAGCGAGGGCGCGAAGAGGGAGGGCTGACCAGGGTCGTCGAACACCGTCCGGAAGTCCTCCGGCGTCAGCGCGCGCACCAGCCGCGCGGCGAACGTCTCTCGCAGGAGCCGCACGTAGTACTCCACGTCGTAGTCGCGCGGGTCCTCCTCGCGTGACAGGGGCCGCGCCGTGCCCGGGTCATCCGCCTCCGGAATGGGGAGCAGACCCGCCCGGCCGCCCACGGCGCGGTAGACGCGGACCTGCTCACCCAAGGGCCATTCCTTCCGGCCGCTGGCCAGCATGGCCTCGTAGGGGAGCTCGCGCCGGCGGGGCCGGAGGGCGAGGTACTGGGCGCCCGTCTTCGTCAGGCGGACGTGCGCGCAGACCTCCGGCGTGGGCAGCTCCCGGCGGCGCAGGGCCATCACCGTCGCGACGTACACCTCACGCACGCCCGGGATGTCTCCCGCCAGGAGACAGCGCAGCGCGCGGCGCAGGAAGGCCTCGCCGAAGGGCTCCGCGCGGCTGGAGCGGAAGGCCACGCCCCGGAGCACCAACGGTCCGTCATACGGCTGGAGCGCGTAGTTCTTCGGTTCGTGCGACAACATGGCGGCGTAGCGCCCGTCGAACTCCAACTGCACGCGGGGCGGGAGCAGCGCGGCGACCTCCGAGACGACCCGGCGCTCGTCGGCCTCCCGCCAGTCCTCCGGGACGGCGAAGTACACGCCGTCCGTGTCCGCCTCCAGCAGCGTGACGCCCCGGCGAGCCAGCTCCCGGCAGAGGAGGCCGAGCACCTCGCGGCCCTGGCGCGTCACCTCGTTGGCCGCGTGCACGTCCGAGAAGCGCGTGAGCCCCACCGCGCCCAGATAGCCGTAGGCGGAGTTGACGACGATTTTCATCGCCGCCGACAGCGCCTCGTTCGTGAAGCGCTCCTGCGAGCCAGGCGCCGCGACACGCGCCCTGCCCTTCGCCGCCAACCGCTGGTCCACCAGGCGGTCCACCAACGCCAGCAGCACGCCCAGCCGGTCCCGCTTGGGGCCAATCCGGTACTGGCGCATCAGGGAGGGATAGAGGCTGGCGACGTCCGCCTTCACGATGCGCCGGGCCACGCCCGTGGCGAACAGGTGGAGCGCCGCGCCGCTGTGCGACGTGCCATCCCCCTCCTGGTGCGAGGGCAGCGCCGCGCCCTCCCGGAGATAGGCCCGGACGAGCAGCGGGTCCAACACGCCGGTGGCCGGCCCCGCGTCCGCCAGCCGCTCGTAGCGGCGGGGCGCCATGCGCGCGAGCGCGAAGGCCGCGCCCCCGAGCATCCTCGCGAGGCCGCCCGCCTCCGTCACGTCATCACGCGCATAGCGCCGCACGCGCGCCGGGTCCGTGCGGAAGACGTCATACACGCGGGCACCGGGGATGTGCTCGCGCTCGGGCCCCGCCAGACCCAGGTGCTTCGCGACGGCCTTGAGGCCATGGCCCGGCAAATCCCTCGTGGAGAAGTCATGCCGCAGCACCGCGTCCAGCGTGTCGATGAACTCACGGCCGGGCACGGTGTAGCGCGCGCGGCGCATCGCATCCGGAGGCGCGCCGGGCACGGGCCGCCCCAGCGCGGCCCCCCTGGCGGACGGGCGGTGCCGCAAGCCCGGTGCCCCCGCGCGCCCCAGCGCCAATGACACACCCAGGTGTCTGGCTCGCCGCGCGAGGAACGGCAGGTCGAAGCCGTGCAGGTTGTGGTTCTCGATGACGTCGGGGTCCCAGGCGCGCACGCGCTCCGCCAGGTGGTAGAGCAGGTCCGCCTCCGCCGAGTCGTCATCCCCCTGGGCTTCGAGTGTCTCCGTCGCGCCGTCCGGGCCTCGCAGCGCCACCAGGAAGACGCGGTGGTGCGCCGGGTCCAACCCGGTGGTCTCCAGGTCGAACTGCATGCGGCGCAGCGCATCGAAGGCGAGGTCGCGGAAATACGTGCGGCCCGACATCGTGAGGTACTGCTCCTCCGGAGGCAGCGCCAGCACCGTGTTCGCGCCCAGCTCCTTCAGGTGACTCACCGGCTGGCCCAGGCGACGTGAGGCGCCTTCCAGCACCGCGCTGGTGAGCGCGCGGCCGTCATCTCCGCGGACCAGGTAGCGCAACGCCCCGGGCCCTTCGAGCTCCTGCCACGTCACCCGGTAGCGCGCGGGGCCATCCGACTCCGGACGCAGCCGAGGCCCCAGGTGCGCCAGGTCCTCCAGGGACGCGAGCAGCAGCCACGGGCGGAAGCGCACGTCCTCGCGAAGCAGCTCCCCCGTCTTCGGGACGCGGCGCCAGACGAAGGCGCGGCCGTCGGGCTCCGCCCACACGGAGACGATGCCCGGCGTGGGGTCCCAGCCCCAGAGCCACTCGTCCTCCATGGAGTCCCTCCGGGCGGAAGTGCCGCGAACGCGCGCGATGCAAGCCGCTCGCGGCGTGGGATGCAAGGCACGTTGCTCCAGGGACATCACGTCAGCTTGAGGGAGGGGAGTGACAGTGGTATGTCAGGTTTCCTCTCCATGCAGCGCACCGAGCGTCTCTTCGCCCTCGCCGAATACCTCCGGGGCCGCCGTACCGGTGTCACGGCGGAAGTGCTCGCCGAGCGGTTCGGCGTCACGGTGCGGACCATCTACCGGGACCTGGATTCGCTGCGCGCCTCGTCGATGCCGGTGTCCGCCGAGCGCGGCCGTGGCGGTGGCTACGCGTTGGATCGCAGCTACAGCCTGCCGCCGGTGAACTTCACCGCGCGCGAGGCGGCGCTCATCGTCGCGCTGGGGCGCTTCGCCATCGACATGCGGCTGATGCCCTTCGCGGGCACGCTGGAGTCGGCGCTGGACAAGGTGCGCGCGGCGCTCTCCACCTCCGCCCAGCGCGAGCTGCTCACCCGGCTGAGGGAGTTGGCGTTCATCGGCGTGCCGTCACTGCCGAGCAAGAAGCCCGTCCGGGAAGCATTGGAGCGGGCGTGGTTCGAACAGCAGCCGTTGCGCATCACCTACGTCGACAGCAACTTCCTGGAGACGGTCCGCGACGTGCGGGTGATGTCCGTCATCATGAACCGGCATGAGACACGCGTCGACGGGGAGGACCTCACCACCGGGGAGCGCCGCCACTTCCGCCTGGACCACATCACCCGCGCCGAGGTGCTGCGCGCCGCCGGACCGTGAAGGCGGCCCAGGAGCGCTGGCTGCGTTGACGTGAGGGGAAGTG is a genomic window of Myxococcus virescens containing:
- a CDS encoding SMI1/KNR4 family protein; its protein translation is MAKTSSESPVAEAVERLKSFVEEKEDMSVEFSEPVTAEAVAHLEKKYKLQLPPSYVHFIRTHGTFKVLYGGQELIGMEEPGFLRAAAPDPSDAVDGDDSDVADAINEALFFQRKDDDAVENFWCFNPRDRTPEGELGVVAYNHDETFGLPPLLGTKHAHHFRDFSTHIVTVIDDFIETYANE
- a CDS encoding M16 family metallopeptidase codes for the protein MTTHSIRTRLVAPALMVLGMLSAPAFAAAPAPAPTKEAPPAAAAPKPFKVPVRTQFKLDNGLEVSLLPYGDMPKVAIQLAIDTGNIHEKATETWLADLTGKLLSEGTTTRSAEQIAQAAAQLGGSLNIGTTMDQTYVGLEVLSESAPDAVALIADVIQNPAFPPAEVERVKGDLVREMAIYKSRPGTLADERLLQSLYGDHPYGRYFPPEAQLKGYTPEAVRAHYDANIGAARARLYVVGRFEPAPVEKAIRDAFTGWKAGAARLKNVPKQKVAKAVQFIDRPGSVQSTVRVAVKGLPPSSPDYVKQTVMNTLLGGYFSSRITANIREAKGYTYSPYSEVSTHLEDAYWVQNADVTTAVTGESLKEILKEVATLRKTPPPADELSAVQSYLAGSFLLQNASRNGIIYQLRFVDLHGLPDSYSQNYVQAVMAVTPEQVQQLAAKMLTREAMTFIVVGDQKVVAPQLKVVSPALK
- a CDS encoding M16 family metallopeptidase; translated protein: MRKVFGAVALAAFTGCATTQEAQKPETPPAVEAAKVEAPAEQPKLQVPVDYYKLDNGLKVVLSRDSSAPKAVVAVYYNIGFRIEPKDRTGFAHLFEHMMFQGSTNLGKMEFIRLIQKNGGVLNGSTRFDFTNYFEVIPSNALEPILWAEADRMRGLDVTEENLKNQQGVVTNEVKVNVLNQPYGGFPWLDMPQVANTNWYNAHNFYGDLKDLEAASLEDVRAFFKTYYAPSNAALVIVGDFEPDQVKGWIQKYFGPLPTVAQPSKPDISEPRQTKEKRHDKQDKLAQRPALAVGYHMPDVGTPEYFAMALVDEVLLRGNDSALYQQLVQKKGLTGEVAGGVNQLGNHWNYNGPMQWTAYLFHDADTTTETILAEFDGVVAQLQNQPIDAATLERARVKARSRLYGQLEGLFGFGRADLLASFALFFDDPARINRLESELMKVTPELIQKTAKEYLRRENRTVLTVTPAAATATQTQAP
- a CDS encoding DNA polymerase domain-containing protein is translated as MEDEWLWGWDPTPGIVSVWAEPDGRAFVWRRVPKTGELLREDVRFRPWLLLASLEDLAHLGPRLRPESDGPARYRVTWQELEGPGALRYLVRGDDGRALTSAVLEGASRRLGQPVSHLKELGANTVLALPPEEQYLTMSGRTYFRDLAFDALRRMQFDLETTGLDPAHHRVFLVALRGPDGATETLEAQGDDDSAEADLLYHLAERVRAWDPDVIENHNLHGFDLPFLARRARHLGVSLALGRAGAPGLRHRPSARGAALGRPVPGAPPDAMRRARYTVPGREFIDTLDAVLRHDFSTRDLPGHGLKAVAKHLGLAGPEREHIPGARVYDVFRTDPARVRRYARDDVTEAGGLARMLGGAAFALARMAPRRYERLADAGPATGVLDPLLVRAYLREGAALPSHQEGDGTSHSGAALHLFATGVARRIVKADVASLYPSLMRQYRIGPKRDRLGVLLALVDRLVDQRLAAKGRARVAAPGSQERFTNEALSAAMKIVVNSAYGYLGAVGLTRFSDVHAANEVTRQGREVLGLLCRELARRGVTLLEADTDGVYFAVPEDWREADERRVVSEVAALLPPRVQLEFDGRYAAMLSHEPKNYALQPYDGPLVLRGVAFRSSRAEPFGEAFLRRALRCLLAGDIPGVREVYVATVMALRRRELPTPEVCAHVRLTKTGAQYLALRPRRRELPYEAMLASGRKEWPLGEQVRVYRAVGGRAGLLPIPEADDPGTARPLSREEDPRDYDVEYYVRLLRETFAARLVRALTPEDFRTVFDDPGQPSLFAPSLEDAKPILTVLTEPPAAPEGA
- a CDS encoding helix-turn-helix transcriptional regulator, with amino-acid sequence MQRTERLFALAEYLRGRRTGVTAEVLAERFGVTVRTIYRDLDSLRASSMPVSAERGRGGGYALDRSYSLPPVNFTAREAALIVALGRFAIDMRLMPFAGTLESALDKVRAALSTSAQRELLTRLRELAFIGVPSLPSKKPVREALERAWFEQQPLRITYVDSNFLETVRDVRVMSVIMNRHETRVDGEDLTTGERRHFRLDHITRAEVLRAAGP